Proteins encoded together in one Marispirochaeta sp. window:
- a CDS encoding ATP-binding cassette domain-containing protein, which produces MKEDIILEVKNLKKSFKEQVILNGVNVSFPRKKITAIFGQSGTGKSVLMKHLIGILEPDEGQILIDGQNVVEMSTEDKRTIRRRLGYLFQDAALFDSMNVGENIAFPLVEVLKMKDKIKIRRRISELLDWVQLPGIESKMPGELSGGMRKRVGLARSLASEPEILLFDEPTTGLDPILSDNVHKLIERVNAELGMTCIIITHDIAGSFGMADKIAFLHEGQVLAQGTPESMRGVEHPVLQRFFEFSFASKDSAAVRGEVNE; this is translated from the coding sequence ATGAAAGAAGATATTATTCTCGAGGTAAAGAATTTAAAGAAATCCTTTAAAGAGCAGGTGATCCTCAACGGGGTCAATGTAAGTTTTCCCCGTAAAAAGATTACCGCTATCTTCGGTCAGAGCGGCACCGGTAAAAGTGTCTTAATGAAGCACCTGATCGGCATCCTGGAACCGGATGAGGGGCAGATTCTTATCGACGGACAAAATGTTGTGGAAATGTCCACAGAGGATAAAAGAACAATCCGCCGCAGACTGGGTTACCTTTTTCAGGATGCCGCCCTCTTCGATTCCATGAATGTGGGTGAGAATATCGCGTTTCCCCTGGTGGAAGTACTCAAGATGAAGGATAAAATCAAAATTCGAAGACGCATAAGCGAACTTCTTGACTGGGTGCAGTTACCGGGAATCGAATCGAAGATGCCCGGTGAGCTTTCCGGCGGAATGCGTAAACGGGTCGGGCTGGCACGTTCTCTGGCGTCGGAGCCGGAAATTCTGCTTTTTGATGAACCTACAACCGGGCTTGATCCGATCCTCAGTGATAATGTACATAAACTTATAGAGCGGGTTAATGCTGAGCTTGGTATGACCTGTATTATAATAACCCACGATATCGCGGGAAGTTTCGGCATGGCCGATAAAATCGCGTTTTTGCACGAAGGGCAGGTCCTTGCTCAAGGGACTCCGGAGTCGATGCGCGGTGTTGAACACCCGGTTTTACAGCGCTTTTTCGAGTTTTCCTTTGCCAGTAAGGACTCGGCGGCAGTAAGGGGAGAAGTGAATGAGTAG
- a CDS encoding class I SAM-dependent methyltransferase, producing the protein MAAYKHTISEHRSVWAPEVKNRRQAALYINKRIEDHAIAADAEKILDLGCGIGSTMTDLAKAREARYSGLTASRNQKQTGDELILKQGLQESIRIFEGNFSNPRVFRLFPDQDLIYAVESTAALRAETDIGGLIAENLVSGGRMILCDYMLSKAEENLSAHEQKLLESLKELLHLPGIRSAQEWIGVFEDAGLETIAAEDFSSWLKVPLFSSLPCTVLLPVAGKIEWPWIKRAAGITALHTLLRRGSMQYRFLVFQKNQGKP; encoded by the coding sequence ATGGCAGCATATAAACACACAATTTCCGAACACCGCTCTGTATGGGCACCGGAAGTAAAAAACAGAAGACAAGCGGCGCTCTATATCAACAAGCGGATTGAAGATCATGCTATTGCCGCGGATGCAGAAAAGATCCTGGACCTGGGCTGCGGAATCGGCTCTACCATGACTGATCTTGCCAAGGCAAGGGAAGCCCGTTACTCCGGTCTGACAGCCAGCAGAAATCAAAAACAGACAGGCGATGAGCTGATACTTAAACAGGGACTGCAGGAGAGTATCCGCATTTTTGAAGGAAATTTCAGCAATCCCAGGGTTTTTCGCCTTTTCCCGGATCAGGACCTTATTTATGCTGTAGAGAGCACCGCCGCCCTTCGGGCAGAAACGGATATCGGCGGCCTTATAGCAGAAAATCTGGTGTCCGGAGGCAGAATGATTCTGTGCGATTATATGCTCAGTAAAGCAGAGGAGAACCTCTCCGCACACGAGCAGAAACTCCTTGAATCCCTGAAGGAGCTCCTGCACCTTCCCGGTATCCGCTCCGCCCAGGAGTGGATCGGCGTCTTTGAAGATGCAGGGCTCGAAACCATCGCAGCGGAGGATTTTTCCAGCTGGCTCAAAGTGCCCCTGTTTTCCAGTCTCCCCTGTACAGTTCTGTTACCTGTTGCCGGAAAAATTGAATGGCCGTGGATCAAAAGGGCGGCGGGGATAACCGCCCTTCACACGCTCCTCAGACGGGGCAGTATGCAGTACCGTTTTCTCGTATTTCAGAAGAATCAGGGGAAACCCTAG
- a CDS encoding MFS transporter: MYCLPPPGIGWRGVFLITGIAACAAAVFFILSDKGCNDCGIPPNFANIRLFAAVPAYWVLLSLLVISVSLATGVFSVLPTYLEVEHHLPERMLNTLVGFSRITGFASIYLAGHLADKFGYRIVLASILVFTSVLTVLIGTVSGPLLLIAVFLQPAATQSFFPATLSAITRTAKPEARNLAVSLSIPLSNILGGGLTPMTFGAAGYFSMSFIILGRLGLLSVFLLKLLPATIEERC; the protein is encoded by the coding sequence ATTTATTGCCTGCCGCCTCCCGGTATCGGGTGGCGGGGTGTATTCTTAATTACCGGAATCGCCGCCTGCGCAGCGGCTGTATTCTTTATTCTCTCGGATAAAGGCTGCAACGATTGCGGGATTCCGCCCAACTTTGCCAATATCAGACTTTTCGCCGCAGTACCCGCATACTGGGTACTTCTGTCGCTCCTGGTCATCAGTGTCTCCCTGGCAACCGGGGTTTTCTCTGTTCTTCCCACCTATCTGGAGGTGGAACATCATCTGCCGGAAAGAATGCTCAATACCCTGGTCGGTTTCTCACGGATAACAGGATTCGCTTCGATCTATCTGGCAGGGCACCTGGCTGACAAATTCGGCTACCGCATCGTGCTGGCTTCGATCCTCGTGTTTACCAGTGTGCTGACAGTGCTGATCGGTACCGTGTCCGGCCCCCTGCTGCTGATCGCGGTTTTTCTCCAGCCCGCGGCTACTCAATCATTTTTCCCTGCAACCCTCAGTGCCATAACCCGGACAGCGAAACCAGAGGCCCGGAACCTGGCAGTCTCGCTTTCGATCCCTCTGTCGAATATTCTCGGCGGCGGATTGACCCCTATGACCTTCGGGGCTGCCGGTTATTTTTCCATGAGCTTTATTATTCTCGGCAGGCTGGGGTTACTGAGTGTTTTTCTGCTGAAGCTGCTGCCCGCAACCATCGAAGAGCGCTGCTGA
- a CDS encoding ABC transporter ATP-binding protein: MNKPDPCCVIQARNISFAYDEKPVLKNVSFEIRAGEMVTIVGPNGGGKSTLLKILLGILEPQSGSLKILGKPSREALSLIGYVPQYAQFDERFPITVEEVVLSGRVRPRFGYYSSADRRHAREAMERVGIEDLGRKTFSDLSGGQRQRVLIARALVGDPRMLLLDEPTANVDAFMSERFIQLVSELAKERTVLLVTHDTGYVSGLTDRVFCVNRGLEEHPAQEAGAGLVHASYGQSVMAVRHDIKLPHPGEEAEG, encoded by the coding sequence ATGAACAAACCTGATCCCTGCTGTGTTATCCAGGCCCGGAATATCTCCTTTGCCTATGATGAGAAACCGGTCCTTAAAAATGTCAGCTTCGAAATTCGGGCGGGAGAGATGGTAACCATTGTAGGCCCTAATGGGGGAGGCAAGAGTACTCTGCTGAAGATTCTGCTGGGGATTCTTGAGCCCCAGAGCGGATCCCTGAAGATCCTCGGAAAACCCTCCAGGGAGGCCCTTTCCCTGATAGGGTATGTTCCCCAGTACGCCCAATTCGATGAACGTTTCCCCATTACGGTTGAGGAGGTTGTCTTAAGCGGCAGGGTCAGGCCCCGCTTCGGGTACTATTCCTCCGCGGACAGGCGGCACGCCCGGGAAGCCATGGAGCGGGTCGGTATTGAAGACCTTGGACGCAAGACTTTTTCCGATCTCTCAGGCGGTCAGCGGCAGCGGGTTCTGATAGCCCGCGCCCTTGTAGGGGACCCGCGGATGCTGCTCCTGGACGAACCCACCGCCAACGTGGATGCTTTTATGAGCGAACGCTTTATTCAGCTTGTGTCTGAACTTGCAAAGGAGCGGACGGTTTTGCTGGTAACCCACGATACGGGCTATGTTTCCGGATTGACGGACCGGGTTTTCTGCGTCAATCGCGGCCTTGAGGAGCATCCGGCCCAGGAGGCGGGTGCCGGACTGGTGCATGCCTCCTATGGTCAGTCGGTTATGGCTGTCCGCCACGATATAAAGCTTCCCCATCCCGGCGAGGAGGCAGAAGGATGA
- a CDS encoding NAD(P)/FAD-dependent oxidoreductase, giving the protein MAGTFFDYVIVGASRAGVSCAEGIRSVDSAGSILLVSREDVLPYKRTKLSKELHKNYGDQDFLLHPLQWYEDQKITVYLGAEAVDLAPKIYTLFLADGRKIAYGRLCIASGASPLEIQDHPFLFRYLREKSDGQNIFHKAQEWKHICVAGNGIQGVELAEQFSLMGKQVDLLGPESRPMANRLDPGMSRLVEKTLISHGIKVYNQKGSSAGTDAGDWDGTVASIGVRPAAVWLRDSGINTLSGVIIDTRCRTSEAEIFAAGDVAEPVFPFTSGLWHSAEYQGFTAGVNMAGRDVELEQQPFRLKLDLFDKHFYALWYTPGLEADPGVESRKLPEAPDLEYCRLFRRGNEFVSALYCGDPAIGKTIITPLVRQGAPFDTIVNRIQNRPSD; this is encoded by the coding sequence ATGGCGGGTACCTTTTTTGATTACGTAATAGTTGGAGCTTCCCGCGCAGGTGTGAGCTGTGCGGAAGGCATTCGAAGTGTTGATTCTGCCGGTTCCATTCTTTTGGTCTCCCGGGAAGATGTTCTCCCCTATAAACGGACAAAACTGAGTAAAGAGCTTCATAAGAATTACGGAGATCAGGACTTTCTGCTGCACCCTCTCCAGTGGTATGAGGACCAGAAAATCACTGTTTATCTGGGCGCTGAAGCTGTCGACCTTGCCCCCAAAATCTATACCCTGTTTCTGGCGGACGGACGCAAGATTGCCTATGGAAGACTCTGTATAGCCTCCGGGGCTTCTCCCCTGGAAATCCAGGATCACCCCTTCCTTTTCCGGTATCTTCGGGAAAAAAGCGACGGGCAGAACATCTTTCATAAGGCGCAGGAGTGGAAGCATATCTGCGTTGCAGGAAACGGAATTCAAGGGGTTGAGCTGGCGGAACAGTTCAGCCTTATGGGCAAGCAGGTCGATCTGCTGGGACCCGAGTCACGGCCCATGGCCAACCGGCTTGATCCCGGAATGTCACGATTGGTGGAAAAAACCCTGATCAGTCACGGGATCAAAGTCTACAATCAAAAAGGTTCTTCCGCTGGCACAGATGCCGGCGATTGGGACGGCACCGTCGCATCCATCGGTGTACGGCCCGCTGCCGTCTGGCTCAGGGACTCAGGGATAAACACCCTGTCGGGTGTAATAATAGATACCCGCTGCAGAACCTCGGAAGCGGAGATCTTTGCCGCCGGGGATGTGGCAGAACCGGTATTCCCCTTCACCTCCGGGCTGTGGCACAGCGCCGAATATCAGGGCTTTACGGCGGGAGTCAACATGGCAGGCCGGGACGTGGAACTTGAACAACAACCCTTCCGGCTTAAGCTGGATCTTTTTGACAAGCACTTCTACGCCCTCTGGTACACACCGGGTCTGGAAGCGGATCCCGGGGTTGAATCCCGGAAACTGCCGGAAGCCCCCGACCTGGAGTACTGCCGCCTGTTTCGCCGGGGGAACGAGTTTGTCTCCGCTCTCTACTGCGGAGATCCGGCCATAGGAAAGACGATTATAACACCCCTTGTACGGCAGGGCGCTCCCTTTGATACCATCGTCAACAGAATACAGAACAGGCCTTCAGACTGA
- a CDS encoding MlaD family protein, whose translation MSRLVKIGLFVLITGAGSIYYIVQTADSLDAPSTYQVQAYIDDASGLRPGTQVWVAGVDVGRIREIELERGKARLMMELSSNVPVYQDAVIRKQTQSMLGNAIVSLDPGTPQAIPIRNGEVIQNVVSSSGMEQAFGSIDELAREMESFMKNLNSFMTDQGGYAAVEDILILSRETVSNTNRLVEANLLLLQESLENIAEVTGTMRANSDSDLRDLSAILRHTAGITERIDLLLAEQNGRIAGTMQSLQESVDNLNASLASIKAVTSKIERGEGNIGKLINDEELYTKIDRVVTGVDEYVDSALGMDIQVGFRSEYMAVDQHTKNHAEVRVVHQDKGKYYSVGVVSSLAGMSDSDSDGDDELKFSAQLAREYGPLTFRGGLIESSVGLGLEFNPLHRLNFASEVFSFNQDDAPYLRGYGTFYPIYDPRSNNPLNWLYLAGGIDNALTSDRDYFLGLGLRFTDNDLKGILPYAPSP comes from the coding sequence ATGAGTAGGTTGGTTAAAATCGGGCTTTTCGTACTGATTACCGGAGCGGGCAGTATCTATTACATCGTACAAACTGCCGACAGTCTCGATGCCCCTTCAACGTATCAGGTACAGGCTTATATAGATGATGCCTCGGGTCTGCGGCCCGGAACCCAGGTCTGGGTTGCTGGAGTCGATGTCGGGCGAATTCGGGAAATAGAACTGGAACGAGGCAAAGCCCGCCTGATGATGGAGCTCTCTTCCAATGTTCCGGTGTATCAGGATGCGGTCATTCGCAAACAGACCCAGTCCATGCTTGGGAATGCAATTGTCTCCCTGGATCCGGGAACGCCCCAGGCTATCCCCATTCGTAACGGCGAGGTTATCCAGAATGTTGTCAGCAGTTCCGGCATGGAGCAGGCTTTCGGCTCAATAGATGAACTGGCCAGGGAGATGGAGTCGTTTATGAAAAACCTCAACTCCTTTATGACTGATCAGGGCGGATATGCGGCGGTGGAAGATATCCTGATCCTTTCCCGTGAGACTGTGTCAAATACTAATCGCCTGGTAGAGGCCAATCTGCTCTTACTGCAGGAATCTCTGGAGAACATCGCCGAGGTAACCGGCACGATGAGGGCGAACAGCGACTCCGATTTACGGGACCTTTCGGCGATTCTGCGTCATACCGCGGGGATTACCGAGAGGATCGATCTTCTGCTCGCGGAGCAGAACGGACGAATCGCCGGTACCATGCAGTCTTTACAGGAGAGTGTAGATAATCTGAACGCGAGCCTTGCGAGTATAAAGGCGGTAACCTCCAAGATTGAACGGGGAGAAGGCAATATCGGAAAACTGATCAATGACGAGGAGCTTTATACCAAAATTGACAGAGTTGTCACCGGGGTGGATGAGTATGTTGATTCTGCTCTGGGTATGGATATTCAGGTTGGTTTCAGATCAGAGTATATGGCTGTGGATCAGCATACGAAAAACCACGCTGAAGTTCGGGTGGTGCATCAGGACAAAGGTAAATACTATAGTGTGGGAGTGGTCAGCTCCCTGGCGGGTATGAGTGATTCCGACTCCGATGGAGATGACGAACTCAAGTTTTCCGCCCAGCTTGCCCGAGAGTATGGACCCCTTACCTTCCGGGGGGGATTAATCGAGAGCAGCGTCGGTTTGGGACTTGAATTTAATCCGCTGCACAGATTGAACTTTGCCTCGGAGGTGTTCAGTTTTAACCAGGATGATGCTCCCTACCTGCGAGGGTACGGAACCTTTTACCCGATATACGATCCGCGGAGCAACAATCCCCTGAACTGGCTCTACCTGGCAGGGGGCATCGATAATGCCCTTACCTCTGACCGGGATTATTTTCTCGGACTTGGACTGCGCTTTACCGATAATGACCTGAAAGGGATTCTTCCCTACGCGCCGTCTCCCTGA
- a CDS encoding ABC transporter permease yields MKKWFSELKTVKFLEDLGRLTLFVGEVLRWSFRRPLRPKLLISHLDHIGVGSIPIILLSGMATGMIMSLQMINVLSFYNSDAFAGAGVGITLARELAPIMTALMLIGKNGSAMTAELGSMRMSEQIDAMETMSVSPIQYLVVPRVWAATLAFPVLTAMANVVGVAGSYIVSVIFRNVDSAAFQHYLFSLVDPNDIFAGLIKATVMGFMVGVISCYFGYHVSGGAKAVGDSATRSVVVSSVSILLADYLMATVLLQVLP; encoded by the coding sequence ATGAAAAAATGGTTCTCTGAGTTAAAAACGGTAAAGTTTCTCGAAGATCTCGGACGGCTGACCCTGTTTGTGGGAGAAGTGTTGCGCTGGAGTTTCCGGCGCCCCCTGCGGCCGAAGCTCTTGATCAGTCATCTTGACCATATTGGTGTAGGCTCAATCCCGATTATTCTGCTTTCCGGTATGGCTACGGGAATGATCATGTCGCTGCAGATGATCAATGTTCTCTCGTTTTATAATTCCGATGCCTTTGCCGGCGCGGGGGTGGGGATTACCCTGGCCCGGGAATTGGCGCCGATCATGACGGCCCTGATGCTCATAGGAAAAAACGGCTCCGCCATGACCGCGGAACTCGGATCCATGCGTATGAGCGAGCAGATAGACGCAATGGAAACCATGTCGGTCAGCCCGATTCAGTATCTGGTTGTGCCCCGGGTATGGGCTGCAACATTAGCTTTTCCAGTATTGACCGCTATGGCTAATGTGGTCGGCGTAGCCGGAAGCTATATTGTTTCGGTTATTTTTCGGAACGTCGACAGCGCCGCCTTCCAGCATTATCTTTTTTCCCTGGTTGATCCGAACGATATCTTTGCCGGCCTTATAAAAGCCACGGTAATGGGTTTTATGGTGGGTGTTATCTCCTGCTATTTCGGTTATCATGTAAGCGGCGGAGCCAAGGCGGTGGGAGATTCAGCCACCAGGTCGGTAGTTGTCTCTTCGGTCAGTATTCTGCTCGCGGACTACCTTATGGCGACCGTTTTGCTGCAGGTGCTACCATGA
- a CDS encoding permease, with protein MLIFTSMAIEALPFLLIGSLAASVVEEYFSPEKLEKLFRRPLAGTVFAVAGGLIFPVCECGVVPVAARLARKGVPASSAIAFMLAAPVINPFVLLSTYVAFRGNILIVMLRAGSALVVALISAYLFRGESLPDTFTGGHCHCHDDSHNSSEGRFFRIMSMTGNELLHMAVPFFIGASIAVLFRIFILRGIVIDKGLQSFAAIPLSMGAAMFMSVCSEADAFIAAPLLNLPLSARLAFIVIGPMVDIKLFLQWRRFFSRTQIFRLAVLTPMIVWALMMLIEALGILRGGFQV; from the coding sequence TTGCTGATCTTTACATCAATGGCAATAGAAGCGCTTCCTTTCCTTCTGATAGGATCCCTGGCTGCCTCTGTTGTTGAAGAGTATTTTTCACCTGAGAAACTGGAAAAGCTCTTTCGCCGACCCTTGGCAGGAACAGTTTTTGCTGTCGCCGGAGGATTAATATTTCCTGTTTGCGAATGCGGAGTCGTCCCGGTCGCGGCCCGGCTTGCCAGAAAGGGAGTGCCTGCGTCTTCTGCAATTGCTTTTATGCTTGCAGCACCGGTAATCAACCCCTTTGTTCTGCTCTCTACATACGTAGCTTTTCGCGGCAATATTCTGATAGTTATGTTACGAGCCGGATCAGCCCTTGTTGTGGCCCTGATAAGCGCGTACCTGTTTCGCGGAGAATCACTGCCGGATACTTTCACCGGCGGTCACTGTCATTGCCATGATGACAGTCATAATTCTTCCGAGGGAAGGTTTTTTCGCATTATGTCAATGACTGGAAACGAACTGCTCCATATGGCAGTACCGTTTTTTATTGGCGCTTCAATTGCTGTGCTTTTCCGTATATTTATTCTCCGGGGTATTGTTATTGACAAGGGGCTCCAGAGCTTTGCCGCGATACCATTGTCAATGGGTGCCGCCATGTTCATGTCGGTATGCTCGGAGGCCGACGCGTTTATTGCCGCCCCTCTGCTGAATCTTCCTCTCAGCGCAAGGCTGGCCTTTATTGTTATAGGACCCATGGTCGATATTAAACTGTTCCTGCAATGGCGGCGGTTCTTTTCACGGACACAGATCTTCCGCCTTGCGGTACTGACGCCGATGATTGTGTGGGCATTAATGATGCTGATCGAGGCTCTTGGAATTCTCCGGGGAGGTTTTCAGGTATGA
- a CDS encoding C4-dicarboxylate TRAP transporter substrate-binding protein: MKHTAKTVVCLLTVLLLVSALPLFAGGGGEDGGQKKYVLRFNHVLTEKDPYHQAYLEWAEAVAERTNGNLTIDVFHSSQLGVEEDIIEQIRQGSNVGQNTDSARLGNYVPGIAVMNGPYFADTLEEVQTLNKLATVEGWKKKLADQYGIKVLSFSWVQGFRNMLTNKPIHSPADLKGLLIRSPNAPIWMESIRSLGATPVALNYGEVYSGVQTKVVDGAGNVYPATYSTRMYEVLDYLSETQHIMLINFAICSADWFNNLPAEYQTILEEECENAGLRVSKRIMGELADEAKVKLQEEGMTIIPHSEINIAAFKKNSIAAYEALGLLDVRNQIFKEMGK; the protein is encoded by the coding sequence ATGAAACACACCGCAAAAACAGTCGTATGTCTTTTGACAGTACTGCTGCTGGTTTCCGCGTTGCCTCTCTTTGCCGGAGGTGGAGGAGAAGATGGAGGACAGAAGAAATATGTCCTGCGCTTTAACCATGTACTCACAGAAAAGGACCCCTACCACCAGGCCTATCTTGAATGGGCAGAGGCTGTGGCAGAAAGAACCAACGGCAACCTGACAATCGATGTCTTTCACAGCTCCCAGCTTGGAGTAGAAGAAGACATCATCGAACAGATCCGGCAGGGCAGTAACGTGGGACAGAACACCGACTCAGCCCGGCTCGGCAACTACGTTCCAGGAATCGCCGTCATGAACGGTCCCTATTTTGCTGACACCCTGGAAGAGGTTCAGACCCTGAACAAACTGGCGACCGTCGAAGGCTGGAAAAAGAAGCTGGCGGATCAGTACGGAATAAAGGTTCTCTCCTTCTCCTGGGTCCAGGGCTTCCGCAATATGCTGACCAACAAGCCGATCCACTCACCCGCAGACTTGAAGGGTCTTTTGATCCGATCTCCCAATGCACCTATATGGATGGAGTCCATCCGCTCCCTGGGCGCCACTCCCGTTGCCCTTAACTATGGCGAGGTTTACAGTGGTGTTCAGACCAAGGTTGTCGACGGCGCCGGAAACGTATATCCCGCAACCTACAGCACCCGGATGTACGAGGTTCTGGACTACCTGAGCGAAACCCAGCACATCATGCTTATCAACTTTGCCATCTGCAGCGCCGACTGGTTCAACAATCTTCCCGCAGAGTACCAGACCATTCTGGAGGAGGAGTGCGAAAACGCCGGACTACGGGTATCCAAACGCATCATGGGCGAACTGGCCGACGAGGCAAAAGTGAAACTCCAGGAAGAGGGCATGACCATCATCCCCCATTCCGAGATCAACATAGCGGCTTTTAAAAAGAACTCCATAGCTGCCTATGAGGCCCTTGGCCTGCTTGATGTACGAAACCAGATCTTCAAGGAAATGGGCAAATAA
- a CDS encoding CopG family transcriptional regulator gives MKKESVVTFKADEKLAELLHTLPNRSEFIRKALLEALDSTCPLCQGSGIMTPAQREHWKAFSRHHQVGRCGDGCGETILFCDYQEPGTSGNAKEF, from the coding sequence ATGAAAAAAGAGAGTGTGGTTACCTTCAAGGCAGATGAGAAACTTGCAGAGTTGTTACACACGTTGCCGAATCGTTCCGAGTTTATCCGCAAGGCGCTGCTGGAGGCTCTGGACAGTACCTGTCCCCTCTGTCAGGGATCGGGAATCATGACTCCGGCACAGCGTGAGCACTGGAAAGCCTTTTCCCGGCACCACCAGGTGGGGCGGTGCGGCGACGGCTGCGGGGAGACTATTCTGTTTTGCGATTATCAAGAGCCGGGGACCTCCGGCAATGCGAAGGAGTTTTAA
- a CDS encoding GntR family transcriptional regulator — MSEQQVVDPPRFSIANGRSLSDQVYTYLTDRIITGELKFGDRLNIKEIASRLQVSSMPIRDAVKRLEQERVVIVNPRSTCFIRTPTKQDILDAIDARRMIEHFAVELIHSHVRLSELNRLDDILLRMAPIASEDTLEGATQHLQEYIDLDREFHSELCNLSRNEYVQQFYKIVNIHLSMSFSYGCGACHGSSATYEEHRLLVQYIKAHSPEALDVIDAHLMKSRHNIMQEPNFLALPD, encoded by the coding sequence ATGAGCGAGCAGCAGGTTGTAGATCCCCCCAGGTTTTCCATTGCCAACGGCAGGAGTCTGAGTGATCAGGTATACACGTATTTAACAGACAGAATTATTACCGGAGAGCTGAAGTTCGGGGACCGCCTGAATATAAAAGAGATTGCTTCGCGTCTTCAGGTAAGCAGCATGCCGATCCGGGATGCCGTTAAGCGTCTTGAACAGGAAAGGGTTGTGATAGTGAATCCGCGCAGTACCTGTTTTATCCGGACCCCCACCAAGCAGGATATACTTGATGCCATAGACGCCCGGCGGATGATAGAACACTTTGCGGTAGAACTTATTCACAGCCATGTGCGTTTAAGCGAGCTTAACCGACTGGATGATATACTCCTTCGTATGGCTCCCATTGCCTCGGAGGATACCCTGGAGGGGGCAACGCAGCATCTTCAGGAGTACATAGATCTTGACCGGGAGTTTCACAGTGAATTATGTAACCTCTCCCGTAACGAATATGTGCAGCAGTTCTACAAGATAGTCAATATTCATCTGAGCATGAGCTTCAGTTACGGCTGCGGGGCGTGTCATGGCTCTTCTGCAACCTATGAAGAGCACCGCCTGCTTGTTCAGTACATAAAGGCTCATTCACCGGAGGCGCTCGATGTAATCGACGCGCATCTTATGAAGAGCCGGCACAATATCATGCAGGAACCAAATTTTCTGGCACTGCCGGACTAG
- a CDS encoding zinc ABC transporter substrate-binding protein, whose amino-acid sequence MNRFLVILVLFISVVSLLFAGGGKETPPVDRETVRVFVSILPQKSFAERIGGENVEVSVMVPPGKSPATYEPTPRQMVSLGNADLFFTIGVPFERAFLGRVSSSLQSLRIVPTDEGIEKRYLGAHSHDEDAHEDEHDDDHETGEPDPHIWMDPVLVKHQGAIIRDALIDLDPESASAYRERYDAFAADLDSLHEELSRILAPAEGSLLFVYHPAFGYFADRYGLRQEAIETGGKEPSPAMLQHVIEAARHEGVKVIFVQPEFPKKSAQAVADAIDGVVVPVAPLMEDYTENLRSLARRIANGLSQ is encoded by the coding sequence ATGAATCGATTTTTAGTTATTCTGGTTCTGTTTATTTCTGTTGTTTCCCTCTTGTTTGCCGGAGGAGGAAAGGAGACTCCCCCGGTGGACCGGGAGACTGTGAGGGTATTTGTTTCGATCCTGCCCCAGAAGTCTTTCGCGGAGCGCATCGGCGGAGAGAATGTCGAGGTTTCGGTCATGGTCCCCCCCGGGAAGAGCCCGGCGACCTATGAGCCAACGCCCCGCCAGATGGTCTCTCTGGGGAATGCCGACCTCTTTTTCACCATAGGAGTACCATTCGAAAGGGCATTCCTGGGAAGGGTTTCATCATCTCTTCAGTCCCTGAGGATTGTTCCGACGGATGAGGGGATAGAGAAGCGCTATCTTGGGGCCCACAGCCATGATGAAGATGCGCACGAGGATGAACACGACGATGATCATGAAACAGGCGAACCGGATCCCCATATCTGGATGGATCCTGTTCTGGTAAAGCATCAGGGAGCCATTATTCGTGATGCACTGATTGACCTTGATCCCGAAAGTGCCTCTGCTTACCGGGAGCGTTATGATGCCTTTGCTGCCGATCTTGACAGCCTTCATGAGGAACTTAGCAGGATTCTTGCTCCGGCAGAGGGGAGCCTTCTGTTTGTCTATCATCCTGCTTTCGGTTACTTTGCCGACCGCTATGGTTTGCGTCAGGAGGCCATAGAGACCGGGGGTAAGGAACCGAGTCCCGCCATGTTGCAGCATGTAATAGAAGCGGCCCGGCACGAGGGGGTAAAGGTAATCTTTGTCCAGCCGGAATTCCCGAAAAAGAGCGCCCAGGCTGTAGCGGACGCCATAGACGGTGTTGTTGTTCCGGTGGCGCCTCTGATGGAGGATTATACGGAAAACCTGCGCTCTCTTGCCCGGAGGATTGCCAATGGATTGTCGCAATGA